One Sediminispirochaeta bajacaliforniensis DSM 16054 genomic window, TGATTACGGTAATGGGAACCGCAAGAAACATACCGACGATTCCCCAGATCCATCCCCATAGCACTAAACTGACAAGAATAATGAAGGGGCTCAGATTCAGTCGATGCCCCTGGAGCCGTGGATCCAGAAACTGGCCGATGACCGCCTGTATACCAATCATAGAGAGGGCGACGGCAAAAATCTTACCGGGTGAAGGGTAAAACTGAATGATTCCCATGAGGATCGTAACGATCATATGAAAGGAACTTCCGATGGAAGGAATAAAGTTCAGCAAGAATGCCAAGGTTCCCCATACAACAGCAAAGTCGAGGCCGATAATTTTTAAGGCAAACCAGACCGCTATGCCTGTTGCCAGAGAAAGAAAGAATTTCAAAGACAGATAACGGGCCACCTGATGATTAATATGCTCAATCATGTCTCCTACCTTTTTTCCTGTCTTCTCTTCAAAAGCCATCTTCAACTTTTTCTTGAAATAGGGCTTCTCGAGAAGAAGAAAAATTAGAAAGATCATGACGATCAGGAAAGTACTAATGAAATTCATCAAATTGCCAGAAACCTTTACCAGAGATCCCCGCAAGGCACTGTTCCAGTTGATCTGCCCCAATAGCTCCTCATAGGAAAGGCCGAATCGGTTCTCGACATTACGGAACAGTTCACGAGTGATGAGACGAAAACGTTCGGCATACTTGGGGAATTCAGCAATAAAGCTGTTCACACTTGTCTGAATAAAAAGAAAGATGAGAAACATCACCCCGAATAGGAAAAGAACAACAATCGAAATTGCAATAAACCTTGGGACATGTATCCTGTTGAGGAAATTGATGAAGGGAGCAATGATAAACGATAAAAAAACGGAGATGATCAAGGGCAAGAGAACATTTCCGGCAGCCTTGAACAAGGCTCCAACCATGACAACGACAATGATAAAAAGGAGTCCGACAATAGCATTTTGTGTTTTCATGCTATAGGAACTATAGCACCGAGACCAACTTTGTCCTACCCGTCTTCCTCGGTCTGAGAAATTTTCTCATCTTCCTCTGAAACTTCTTCTTCCTCTTCTTCCTGTACCCCGGTTTTTACCGCCGTAATCTCGGAGACGGAAAAGATCCGATCTATAGTCAGGATGATAATAAACTCATCGTCGCGCTTTCCGATCCCCTCGATAAATTCTGTGTTGAGGGTTGTCCCGATACGGGGAGCCGGTTCAATCTGGGAAAGATCGAGCTCAATCACCTCCCTGACGGAATCTGCAAGAGCCCCGACAACCACAAGATCACCGTTCACCTCAACCTCGAGAACAATAATACAGGTATTAACGGTATTGACGATGGCATCCATCCCAAATTTCATGGCGAGATCGACAACGGGCACCACCCCCCCGCGAAGATTGATAACCCCCCGCATGAAGGGTGGCATTCGGGGAACCTTGGTGATATCGATAACTTCCAAAACTTCCCGTACTTTGGAAACCTCAACACCGTATACTTCTTCGGATAGCATAAAGGTAAGAAATTGCATATAAGTTCCCCCGTTTCCTTTCTGTACCTTATACTATCGTGTAAATTCCCCCGCAGATGCAAGAGCCTCCAAAATATTCCATGGAAATTACCGCTTCTTTCGACCGAAAAATCTGCTCAATATCCCACCCTTCTCTTTCTGAAGAATCGAAAAAGCCTCGCCACTCCGTTCGGCGATACTTCCCATGGAAAGGAGCCGGGCCGAACGATCGGCAACCAGCCGGGAACTGTTTCGCCGGGTTAGGTAATCAATTCGTCGTTCCAGCACAATACGAATGTTTGCGGCAGTTGCCTCGGGGCTTTCGTGGGCGCCTCCCGGTCCTTCCGAAATAATGCCGGAGATCACACCAAGATCCAAAAGATCGGAAGCAGTCATTTTCATCAGTTCCGCAGCCAGCTTTGCTTTTGAAGCGTCCCGAAGAAGAATAGAAGCGCATCCCTCTGGAGTAATGACGGAATAGACCGCATTTTCCAGCATGTAGACCTCATCTCCTACTCCGATTCCCAATGCACCGCCGCTGCCTCCTTCCCCTATGATGATACAGATGATCGGAACGCTGACACGACTAAGCTCTTTCAGATTGCGGGCTATGGCCTCCCCTATTCCCCGCTCCTCGGAAGAAAGCCCGGGATAGGCTCCCGGCGTATCAATAAAGGTGATGACGGGCCTGCCGAATTTTTCAGCCTCCTTGATCAAACGAAGTGCCTTTCGATAGCCTTCAGGGTTAGCCATACCGTAATTACGGTAAAGATTCTCCTTAAGATTTCTCCCTTTCTGGTGTCCGACAACGGTAACGGCCCTCCCGCTGAAAAAGCCAATTCCACCGATCATAGCCGGATCGTCTCCAAACGAACGATCTCCCTTTAATTCAAGAAAATCGTCGAAGAGCATCTCTATGTAGTCGAGGCTGGTCGGACGGGAGGAGTTTCGTGCAAGCTCCACCCGTTCCCAGGCGTTTCCCTGCCTGCCGTTTCCAAGATACTTGGTTTCGATTCGGGAAAGTTCTTCAAACACGCCCATATGCTCTTCCGCAGCAAGGCGTTTGAGTTCCTTTAGTTTCTTTTCAAAGGCTTTGTTTTTCATGAATCCTCTCATCCGCTCTGACGGGAAAGATCATAGGGACGGTGAGCATCGATCAACAGAGTTATGGTCTTCCGTAGCTCTGAACGGGGACAAACTCGATCGACAAATCCTTTCTGCTCCTGGAATTCAGCACGCTGAAACCCCTCCGGAAGTTTCTGACGTATAGTCGATTCTATCACCCGCGGCCCCGCAAAGCCGATCAAGGCACCAGGTTCGGCAAGGATGATATTACCCAACATTGCAAAGCTGGCCGTGACTCCTCCAGTGGTCGGATGGGTAAAGACAATGAAGAAAGGAAGCCCCTTTTCTTCAAGAAGGGCAACAGCGTGACTGGTTCTTGCCATTTGCATCAGAGAGATGATTCCCTCTTGCATTCGTGCTCCCCCGGAAGCGGTAAAAAGTAAAAGAGGAATATGCCGCTGAACCGCAACAGAACATAACCGCACTATCTTTTCTCCGACAACAGCGCCCATACTTCCCCCCATAAAGGAAAAGCTCATAACGCCAAGGGCAAGCTCCCTGGAGTTGACGGAACAAACACCGGTGACAATGGCCTCGTTCATCTTTGCTTTTTGCCTCGATGCCGTTAGTTTTTCCGCATATCCCGGAAAGGCAATAGGATCGGCTGTTTCGAGAGCACCATCGGCCTCTGTAAAGGAATCGGGATCGGCAAGCATTTCGATTCGCTCCCATGCAGTAACGGCAAAATGGTGGCCGCAGCCGGGACAGACAAAGAGATTCTTCTTCAAATCCGCTAATTCGATGTGCAGATGGCAGCTGGGACAGGAGTGTTGATTCTCTACAAAGCTGCGTTCATCTCGAACGGCACCGCTTTTTTCGCCTCCGCCGGGCTTTAGCTCGACCCTGTTTTTGCGCTTATCGCTTCCTTCTCCGGGCGAAAACAGCCCCTTAAATGCGTCAAGGAATTTCATCACACCTCCTTAAGAATGGTCTCAAGGGCAGAAGTCCCGAAACGACCACTTTGGAAGATCGGACTGGATATGATTTGCTTCTGGGTTGCAAGGTTCACGGAAAGACCATCGATTTCAAACTCGTCTAAAGCCCGAAGCATGCGATTGATCGCCTCTCGGCGAGTGGAGCCGTGGACAATCAGCTTAGCAACCATTGCATCATAATAGGGAGGAACCTTGTAGCCGGGATAAAGAAAGCTGTCGACCCGAACGGAAACACCACCGGGAGGAAGATAATATGAAACGGTTCCCGGAGCCAGTGCATTGATTCGGCATTCGATCGAAGAGCCTTTGATATTGATATCCTTTTGGCTGAAACCCAACTCTTCCCCCACAGCACCACGGATCTGTGCCTTTATGACATCCACACCGCTCACCATTTCACTAACGGGATGTTCCACCTGTACCCTGGCGTTTACCTCCATGAAGTAATAGTTTTCACCATCGAAAAGGAATTCAATGGTACCGGCTCCCCTATAGGAGAGCTTTTCAAAGAGACGAACCGAGTTGCTACACATATCTTCTCGTATTGCGGGCGATATGCCGGGAGAAGGGCTCTCCTCAACCAGTTTTTGATGCCTGAGCTGCATCGAACAATCTCGCTCACCGAGATGAACGACGTTCCCTTTTCCGTCGCCGAGAAGCTGAACCTCGACATGACGAGGATTTTCCAGATATTTCTCAAGATAGAGGGTACCGTCGGAAAAGGCTGTTTCCGCTTCATGTCCGGCAATCTTCATGGCGGAAGCAAGCTGCGATTCATCACGAACAATGCGCATTCCCTTTCCGCCCCCTCCGCTGGCAGCCTTCACGATAACCGGAAAGCCCACCTTTCGTGCAAAGGAAAGAGCTGCCTCTTCATCCTCAACGGCACCTTCGCTGCCGGGAATTACGGGAAGGCCTGCTTCCTGAGCGGTACGCTTAGCAGCTACCTTATCACCGAGAAAGGCAATCGTTTCGGGCCGCGGACCGATAAATATGAGCCCCGCCTTCTCTACGTCGGCCGCAAAATCCGCATTTTCACTGAGGAATCCGACACCGGGATGCACGGCATCACAACCACTGGCCACTGCTGCGGCTATCAGGTTCCTTTTGTTGAGATAACTACTCTTAGAATCGGCTTTTCCTATGCAAACAGCCCTGTCCGCCATTCGTACATGAAGAGAATCTTTATCGGCCTCAGAATAGACGGCAACGGCCTCAATATCGAGCTCTCTGCAACTTCGAATAACCCGAACGGCTATTTCGCCCCGGTTTGCAACGAGTAAACGATGTATCATCGGCTTCCTCCGTCCCTTTAGACTCGTTCGACGGAAAAAAGCGGCGTTCCATATTCCACCATCTGCCCGTTTTCCACAAGAATAGAAAGGATCTTGCAGTCGTATTCAGCCTCCAGCTCGTTCATGGCTTTCATAGCCTCTATGATGCAGATGGTTTGTCCGGACCTTACCGTACTCCCCTCTTCGATGTAGGCCGGAGAATCGGGGCTGGGGGAACGGTAAAAAGTGCCGACAATTGGAGAGGCTATATATTCACCCTCCTGAATTTCAGTCTCATTTTCTTCCGCCAAATTTTGCTGCGACTGACCGGAAGGAACAGGAGCCCCATCTATGGGTCGGGCAAAAGCCTCTTTTTTACGAAGCGACAGTTGCGTATCGCCTGTTTTAAATTCCAACTCAACAAGTGAGGTTTTTTCAAGGTGATCTATTAACATGGTAATCTCTTTAATATCCATTTTGCTTTACCTCCGTAAATCGATCGGACGCTACCACAGATTGTTTCGGCCGTCAACCGATATTACCAACTATTTACTTTTTTGACCAGATGTGTATAACTATAAGATTTTATTCAGATGTTGTATATTGACAAAAGGGATAAAGATTCGAATCTTCATCCAGTATTACTCGAAGGAGGATTCATGCGAGTAAAAATAGCTTCGGTAGGTGCGTATGTACCGGAAAAAAGAATAAGCAACGAAGAACTTGCGAAAAGCGTCGAGACGTCCGATGAATGGATTCGCTCCCACACAGGGATAGGGAGCAGGCACATCTGTGCACAGGATGAGGCGACCTCAGATCTAGCTGTTAAGGCCGCAGAACAAGCCATCGCCTCTGCCGGTATAGACAAACAAGAGATAGAGACCATCATTGTTGCATCTGCAAGCGGTGATTTTGTAGGCTTCCCCTCCACCAGCTGCATCGTTCAGGAAAGACTTGGTATCACTTCCTGCGGGGCCTTCGACGTTGCTGCGGGCTGTACAGGCTTCGTCTATGCCCTTGAAATTGGCAAATCGATGGTTGCATCCGGCAGCTCATCAACTATTCTTGTTATCGGTGCCGATACCTTATCCAAGATAACAAATTGGGAAGACCGAAATACCTGCGTGCTTTTCGGCGATGGAGCAGGTGCTGCCATATTGATGCCGGCAAGCGATGGGGAAAAAAGCGGTATCATCGATTCGATTCTCGGAAGCGACGGGTCGGGGGCCGAATATTTGAT contains:
- a CDS encoding AI-2E family transporter, which gives rise to MKTQNAIVGLLFIIVVVMVGALFKAAGNVLLPLIISVFLSFIIAPFINFLNRIHVPRFIAISIVVLFLFGVMFLIFLFIQTSVNSFIAEFPKYAERFRLITRELFRNVENRFGLSYEELLGQINWNSALRGSLVKVSGNLMNFISTFLIVMIFLIFLLLEKPYFKKKLKMAFEEKTGKKVGDMIEHINHQVARYLSLKFFLSLATGIAVWFALKIIGLDFAVVWGTLAFLLNFIPSIGSSFHMIVTILMGIIQFYPSPGKIFAVALSMIGIQAVIGQFLDPRLQGHRLNLSPFIILVSLVLWGWIWGIVGMFLAVPITVIIQIICQNVPGLRFIAVFISSGKGDPEISEDQLFALYDGEDMGE
- a CDS encoding chemotaxis protein CheW: MQFLTFMLSEEVYGVEVSKVREVLEVIDITKVPRMPPFMRGVINLRGGVVPVVDLAMKFGMDAIVNTVNTCIIVLEVEVNGDLVVVGALADSVREVIELDLSQIEPAPRIGTTLNTEFIEGIGKRDDEFIIILTIDRIFSVSEITAVKTGVQEEEEEEVSEEDEKISQTEEDG
- a CDS encoding acetyl-CoA carboxylase carboxyltransferase subunit alpha, whose product is MKNKAFEKKLKELKRLAAEEHMGVFEELSRIETKYLGNGRQGNAWERVELARNSSRPTSLDYIEMLFDDFLELKGDRSFGDDPAMIGGIGFFSGRAVTVVGHQKGRNLKENLYRNYGMANPEGYRKALRLIKEAEKFGRPVITFIDTPGAYPGLSSEERGIGEAIARNLKELSRVSVPIICIIIGEGGSGGALGIGVGDEVYMLENAVYSVITPEGCASILLRDASKAKLAAELMKMTASDLLDLGVISGIISEGPGGAHESPEATAANIRIVLERRIDYLTRRNSSRLVADRSARLLSMGSIAERSGEAFSILQKEKGGILSRFFGRKKR
- the accD gene encoding acetyl-CoA carboxylase, carboxyltransferase subunit beta, with translation MKFLDAFKGLFSPGEGSDKRKNRVELKPGGGEKSGAVRDERSFVENQHSCPSCHLHIELADLKKNLFVCPGCGHHFAVTAWERIEMLADPDSFTEADGALETADPIAFPGYAEKLTASRQKAKMNEAIVTGVCSVNSRELALGVMSFSFMGGSMGAVVGEKIVRLCSVAVQRHIPLLLFTASGGARMQEGIISLMQMARTSHAVALLEEKGLPFFIVFTHPTTGGVTASFAMLGNIILAEPGALIGFAGPRVIESTIRQKLPEGFQRAEFQEQKGFVDRVCPRSELRKTITLLIDAHRPYDLSRQSG
- a CDS encoding acetyl-CoA carboxylase biotin carboxylase subunit, with the translated sequence MIHRLLVANRGEIAVRVIRSCRELDIEAVAVYSEADKDSLHVRMADRAVCIGKADSKSSYLNKRNLIAAAVASGCDAVHPGVGFLSENADFAADVEKAGLIFIGPRPETIAFLGDKVAAKRTAQEAGLPVIPGSEGAVEDEEAALSFARKVGFPVIVKAASGGGGKGMRIVRDESQLASAMKIAGHEAETAFSDGTLYLEKYLENPRHVEVQLLGDGKGNVVHLGERDCSMQLRHQKLVEESPSPGISPAIREDMCSNSVRLFEKLSYRGAGTIEFLFDGENYYFMEVNARVQVEHPVSEMVSGVDVIKAQIRGAVGEELGFSQKDINIKGSSIECRINALAPGTVSYYLPPGGVSVRVDSFLYPGYKVPPYYDAMVAKLIVHGSTRREAINRMLRALDEFEIDGLSVNLATQKQIISSPIFQSGRFGTSALETILKEV
- the accB gene encoding acetyl-CoA carboxylase biotin carboxyl carrier protein; its protein translation is MDIKEITMLIDHLEKTSLVELEFKTGDTQLSLRKKEAFARPIDGAPVPSGQSQQNLAEENETEIQEGEYIASPIVGTFYRSPSPDSPAYIEEGSTVRSGQTICIIEAMKAMNELEAEYDCKILSILVENGQMVEYGTPLFSVERV
- a CDS encoding beta-ketoacyl-ACP synthase III, encoding MRVKIASVGAYVPEKRISNEELAKSVETSDEWIRSHTGIGSRHICAQDEATSDLAVKAAEQAIASAGIDKQEIETIIVASASGDFVGFPSTSCIVQERLGITSCGAFDVAAGCTGFVYALEIGKSMVASGSSSTILVIGADTLSKITNWEDRNTCVLFGDGAGAAILMPASDGEKSGIIDSILGSDGSGAEYLMRKAGGSRYPIDDAKTVEKKDLCIAMDGRKVYNFAVRVNTELITSILERNKFSFENVDWVIPHQANIRIIQAAAGRLGIGLEKFFINIEEYANTSAASIPIALNQLAGSGKLKRGDLLLFVGFGAGLTYGANLLRW